Proteins encoded in a region of the Corallococcus soli genome:
- a CDS encoding DEAD/DEAH box helicase, translating to MSALAELLDAIREETRPDTWSAGMALARAGAVSVLSVGEEETVVRVRVPGRPAPVKSVLYPEDEIWECDCRGKHDPCEHVVAAAFFLHQAEGRRVPPPARPGTAPNTVRPGAAPAAARPGTAPKPERMVYRFKRVDGGGLQLERLVVRPDNTARLLARSLTSLLNNPVEAARIQVEPCDLLVDKLLAQPTKGALPTSRLDALLHVLEKARTVLFDGALVSVSNEPLLPRVTVEDRGEQTVLKVERDPRITELVSPGVALSGGMLCRLGEQALTGARLENLPQERVFSLDQLADLTGKVLPDLARRMPVDVKSRRLPPIDRTLKPRISLELDKLDAGLSVLPTLVYGSPPTARIDNGRMVYLQGAAPVRDEPAETKLIHQLRDELNMAPGRRVTVHGKEAVQLADKLRRWRGGLTGDAAGVVSPDVKLRPMLTLDTTTTGEGVPHVGFALDFQVEGLGPGMTRSVDAATVMRAWEEGLGLVPLEGGGWAPLPTGWLKAHGQRVTDLLAARQPDGRIANHAIPQLTGLCDALEHPAPPGLERLAPLVQGFEKLPEPRLPKDLTATLRPYQLQGVSWLTFLRQAGLGGVLADDMGLGKTLQTICALGPGTLVVAPTSVLPNWEAEVKRFRPSLKVSVYHGVNRALDETADVTLTTYALLRLDAAVLGAKTWDTVVLDEAQAIKNPDSQVARAAYELDAGFRVALSGTPIENRLEELWSLMHFTNRGLLGGRKAFEERWSRPVSENQKGAAEKLRARIRPFVLRRLKRDVAPELPPRTEAVRHVTLTEQERAVYDAVHAATREEVVSQLEEGGSVMKALEALLRLRQAACHPALVPGQQAKTSSKVQALVEALGTAVADGHKALVFSQWTSMLDLIEPALREADIGFIRLDGGTANRGAVATSFQSENGAPVMLISLKAGATGLNLTAADHVFLVDPWWNPSVEAQAADRAHRIGQQRPVMVYRMVSQGTVEEKILLLQDKKRALFEAALGGAAEGGAALTRADLMQLLA from the coding sequence ATGTCGGCGCTCGCGGAACTGCTCGATGCCATCCGGGAAGAGACCCGCCCGGATACCTGGTCCGCCGGAATGGCGCTCGCTCGCGCGGGCGCAGTCTCGGTGCTCTCCGTCGGCGAGGAAGAGACCGTGGTGCGCGTGCGCGTCCCCGGTCGCCCCGCGCCGGTGAAGTCCGTGCTCTACCCGGAGGACGAAATCTGGGAGTGCGACTGTCGCGGCAAGCACGACCCCTGCGAGCACGTCGTCGCCGCCGCCTTCTTCCTCCACCAGGCCGAAGGCCGCCGCGTCCCGCCCCCGGCCCGCCCAGGCACCGCGCCCAACACCGTGCGTCCCGGCGCCGCGCCCGCCGCCGCGCGCCCAGGCACCGCGCCGAAGCCCGAGCGCATGGTGTACCGCTTCAAGCGCGTGGACGGCGGGGGCCTCCAACTGGAGCGGCTGGTGGTGCGTCCAGACAACACCGCGCGCCTGCTGGCCCGCAGCCTGACGTCCCTGCTGAACAACCCCGTGGAGGCCGCGCGCATCCAGGTGGAGCCCTGCGACCTGCTCGTGGACAAGCTGCTCGCGCAGCCCACGAAGGGGGCGCTGCCGACGAGCCGGCTCGACGCCCTGCTGCACGTCCTGGAGAAGGCGCGCACCGTCCTCTTCGACGGCGCGCTGGTGTCCGTCTCCAACGAGCCCCTCCTGCCCCGCGTCACCGTGGAGGACCGGGGCGAGCAGACCGTCCTCAAGGTGGAGAGGGATCCGCGCATCACTGAGCTGGTCAGCCCCGGCGTCGCGCTCAGCGGCGGCATGCTCTGCCGGCTCGGGGAGCAGGCCCTCACCGGCGCGCGGCTGGAGAACCTGCCCCAGGAGCGCGTCTTCTCCCTGGATCAGCTCGCGGACCTGACGGGCAAGGTGCTGCCGGACCTCGCGCGGCGCATGCCGGTGGACGTGAAGAGCCGCCGGCTGCCGCCCATCGACCGGACGCTCAAGCCGCGCATCTCGCTGGAGCTCGACAAGCTGGACGCGGGGCTCTCCGTGCTGCCCACGCTGGTGTACGGCTCGCCGCCCACGGCGCGCATCGACAACGGGCGCATGGTGTACCTCCAGGGCGCCGCGCCCGTGCGCGACGAGCCCGCCGAGACGAAGCTCATCCACCAGCTCCGGGACGAGCTGAACATGGCGCCGGGCCGGCGCGTGACGGTCCACGGCAAGGAAGCGGTTCAGCTGGCCGACAAGCTGCGGCGCTGGCGCGGCGGCCTCACGGGGGACGCGGCGGGCGTGGTCAGCCCCGACGTGAAGCTGCGGCCCATGCTCACGCTGGACACCACCACCACCGGGGAGGGCGTGCCGCACGTGGGCTTCGCGCTCGACTTCCAGGTCGAGGGCCTGGGACCCGGCATGACGCGCTCGGTGGACGCCGCCACGGTGATGCGCGCGTGGGAAGAGGGCCTGGGGCTGGTGCCGCTGGAGGGCGGAGGCTGGGCGCCGCTGCCCACCGGCTGGCTGAAGGCGCATGGTCAGCGCGTCACGGACCTGCTGGCCGCGCGTCAGCCGGACGGCCGCATCGCCAACCACGCCATCCCCCAGCTCACCGGCCTGTGCGACGCGCTGGAACACCCTGCCCCGCCCGGCCTGGAGCGACTGGCGCCGCTGGTCCAGGGTTTCGAGAAGCTGCCCGAGCCGCGCCTCCCCAAGGACCTCACCGCGACGCTGCGCCCGTACCAGTTGCAGGGCGTGAGCTGGCTCACCTTCCTGCGACAGGCGGGGCTCGGCGGCGTGCTCGCGGACGACATGGGCCTGGGCAAGACGCTCCAGACCATCTGCGCGCTGGGCCCGGGGACGCTCGTCGTGGCGCCCACGAGCGTGCTGCCCAACTGGGAGGCGGAGGTGAAGCGCTTCCGCCCGTCGCTGAAGGTGTCCGTCTACCACGGCGTGAACCGGGCCCTGGACGAGACGGCGGACGTGACGCTCACCACGTACGCGCTGCTGCGCCTGGACGCGGCCGTGCTCGGCGCGAAGACGTGGGACACGGTGGTGCTGGACGAGGCCCAGGCCATCAAGAACCCGGACAGCCAGGTCGCGCGCGCGGCCTACGAGCTGGACGCGGGCTTCCGCGTGGCGCTCAGCGGCACGCCCATTGAAAACCGGCTCGAGGAGCTGTGGAGCCTGATGCACTTCACCAACCGGGGGCTGCTGGGCGGACGCAAGGCGTTCGAGGAGCGCTGGTCCCGGCCGGTGTCGGAGAACCAGAAGGGCGCCGCCGAAAAGCTTCGCGCGCGCATCCGGCCCTTCGTGCTGCGCAGGCTCAAGCGCGACGTGGCGCCTGAACTGCCGCCGCGCACCGAAGCCGTCCGCCACGTCACCCTCACCGAGCAGGAGCGCGCCGTCTACGACGCGGTCCACGCGGCGACGCGCGAGGAGGTGGTGTCCCAGTTGGAGGAAGGCGGCAGCGTGATGAAGGCGCTGGAGGCCCTGCTCCGGCTCCGGCAGGCGGCCTGCCATCCCGCGCTGGTGCCGGGGCAGCAGGCGAAGACGTCCTCGAAGGTGCAGGCCCTGGTGGAGGCCCTGGGCACCGCGGTGGCGGACGGGCACAAGGCGCTGGTGTTCTCGCAGTGGACGTCAATGCTGGACCTCATTGAGCCCGCGCTGCGGGAAGCGGACATCGGGTTCATCCGCCTGGACGGCGGCACGGCGAACCGGGGCGCGGTGGCCACGTCCTTCCAGTCGGAGAACGGAGCCCCCGTCATGCTCATCTCGCTGAAGGCGGGCGCCACGGGGCTCAACCTCACGGCGGCGGACCACGTGTTCCTGGTGGATCCCTGGTGGAACCCGTCCGTGGAGGCCCAGGCCGCGGACCGGGCGCACCGCATTGGCCAGCAGCGGCCGGTGATGGTGTACCGGATGGTGTCCCAGGGCACGGTGGAGGAGAAGATCCTCCTGCTCCAGGACAAGAAACGGGCCCTCTTCGAAGCCGCGCTCGGGGGGGCCGCGGAAGGCGGCGCCGCGCTCACGCGCGCGGACCTCATGCAATTGCTGGCCTGA
- a CDS encoding di-heme oxidoreductase family protein, with product MRVPWPIVGISTGALLVGAAWATVVRRPEPLHLGPLPAVVLPSVEQSGGATTVADPGRNAFGRSPMNMPRTRWPDFHAGKGVFDRDWSETRAGKPVSVGPLFSAASCMTCHVKDGRGQPPATPSEAPVSLAFLLSSPDGTGPHPLYGAQLDARAVDGHVPEGHVRVDFEETRGTFATGETYSLVRPRYQFQALVHGPLGEGTRVSARVSPVNFGLGLLEALPEAALLARADPDDLDQDGISGRANQVLDVETGTPRLGRFGWKANQPTLLQQVTHALVADMGITSSLFPQEQGRAVPGEPELSADDLDLLMFYMRLLAVPKRRDWTAPEVQRGHAVFRAIGCAACHVDTPQETGVVEGFDELSRQVIYPYTDLLLHDLGEDLADGRPDGLATGSEWRTPPLWGIGLVETVNKHTRFLHDGRARNLEEAILWHGGEAAASRARYVRLPREDRAALLAFLKSL from the coding sequence ATGCGCGTGCCCTGGCCCATCGTCGGCATTTCCACGGGAGCGTTGCTCGTCGGCGCCGCGTGGGCCACGGTGGTCCGCCGCCCCGAGCCCCTCCACCTGGGCCCGCTGCCCGCCGTCGTCCTTCCGTCCGTGGAGCAGTCCGGTGGCGCCACCACCGTGGCGGATCCGGGCCGCAACGCGTTCGGGCGCTCGCCCATGAACATGCCGCGCACGCGCTGGCCGGACTTCCACGCCGGCAAGGGCGTCTTCGACCGCGACTGGAGCGAAACCCGCGCCGGCAAGCCTGTCTCCGTGGGGCCGCTCTTCAGCGCCGCGTCCTGCATGACCTGCCACGTGAAGGACGGTCGCGGTCAGCCTCCGGCCACCCCTTCCGAGGCGCCCGTCTCGCTGGCCTTCCTGTTGAGCTCACCCGACGGCACCGGGCCGCACCCGCTGTACGGTGCCCAGCTGGATGCGCGCGCCGTGGACGGCCACGTCCCGGAGGGCCACGTCCGCGTCGACTTCGAAGAGACGCGCGGCACGTTCGCCACCGGCGAGACGTACTCCCTGGTGCGTCCGCGCTACCAGTTCCAGGCCCTGGTGCATGGCCCCCTGGGCGAGGGCACCCGGGTCTCCGCCCGCGTGTCTCCCGTCAACTTCGGCCTGGGCCTGCTGGAGGCCCTGCCCGAAGCGGCGCTCCTCGCCCGGGCCGACCCGGACGACCTGGACCAGGACGGCATCTCCGGCCGCGCCAACCAGGTGCTGGACGTGGAGACCGGCACCCCACGCCTGGGCCGCTTCGGGTGGAAGGCCAACCAGCCCACGCTGCTCCAGCAGGTGACGCACGCGCTCGTCGCCGACATGGGGATCACCTCCTCCCTGTTCCCCCAGGAGCAGGGGCGCGCCGTCCCCGGTGAACCGGAGCTGTCCGCGGACGACCTGGACCTGCTGATGTTCTACATGCGCCTTCTGGCCGTGCCGAAGCGGCGCGACTGGACCGCGCCGGAGGTGCAGCGCGGCCACGCGGTGTTCCGCGCCATCGGGTGCGCGGCCTGCCACGTCGACACGCCCCAGGAGACGGGCGTCGTGGAGGGCTTCGACGAGCTGTCCCGCCAGGTCATCTACCCCTACACGGACCTGCTGCTGCATGACCTGGGCGAGGACCTGGCCGACGGGCGCCCGGACGGGCTCGCCACCGGCAGCGAGTGGCGCACCCCTCCGCTGTGGGGCATCGGGCTGGTGGAGACCGTGAACAAGCACACGCGGTTCCTCCACGACGGCCGGGCGCGCAACCTGGAGGAGGCCATCCTCTGGCATGGAGGCGAAGCGGCCGCCTCCCGGGCGCGCTACGTGCGGCTGCCCCGGGAGGACCGGGCCGCGCTGCTCGCCTTCCTGAAGTCGCTCTGA
- a CDS encoding UbiA family prenyltransferase, with product MQPHAPIPDDAPDVPLAVDLDGTLVRTDTLHENLLVLFKHAPWLLLLAPLWVLRGKAFFKAEVARRARLDVTALPYNEEVLAFLREEHARGRRLILATAADRRIADAVAAHLGLFSDVLASEAGVNLSGTRKLARLREVLGTFDYAGNDAVDLPLWRESRQVVVVHATAGVLLQARGMGRPVHRVFEAKPAGLRVWVRALRVHQWAKNALVFVPLLAAHKATQAGMAPRAVLAFVAFSLCASSVYVLNDLLDLASDRRHPTKSKRPFASGDLPVRAGIVLAPVLLGLAAVVALGTLPLSFAALLGVYWVLTLAYSLRLKQVVMLDVLVLAGLYTVRIFGGALAVGVPTSSWLLMFSTFLFLSLALLKRLSEVRRLRQSNEVSAHGRGYLAQDYELVASLGTAAGQVSVLVLALYITSKEVTALYVHPERLWLLCPVMLYWVGRIWVLAHRGLVNEDPLVFALRDRVSYVVGLVAALVLWVAT from the coding sequence ATGCAGCCCCACGCTCCCATTCCCGATGATGCCCCCGACGTCCCGCTCGCGGTCGACCTGGACGGGACGCTGGTGCGCACGGACACGCTGCACGAGAACCTGCTCGTGCTCTTCAAGCACGCCCCGTGGCTGCTGCTGCTGGCGCCCCTGTGGGTGCTCCGGGGCAAGGCCTTCTTCAAGGCCGAGGTCGCCCGCCGCGCCCGGCTGGACGTCACGGCGCTGCCCTACAACGAAGAGGTGCTGGCCTTCCTGCGCGAGGAACACGCCCGGGGCCGGCGGCTCATCCTGGCGACGGCGGCGGACCGGCGCATCGCGGACGCGGTGGCGGCCCACCTGGGCCTGTTCAGCGACGTGCTCGCCAGCGAAGCCGGGGTGAACCTGTCTGGCACGCGCAAGCTCGCGCGGCTCCGCGAAGTCCTGGGTACGTTCGACTACGCGGGCAATGACGCCGTGGACCTGCCGCTGTGGCGCGAATCCCGGCAGGTGGTGGTGGTGCATGCCACGGCCGGGGTGCTGCTCCAGGCCCGGGGCATGGGCCGGCCCGTGCACCGCGTCTTCGAGGCGAAGCCCGCGGGCTTGCGCGTCTGGGTCCGGGCCCTGCGGGTGCACCAGTGGGCGAAGAACGCGCTCGTCTTCGTGCCGCTGCTCGCGGCGCACAAGGCGACCCAGGCCGGCATGGCGCCCCGCGCGGTGCTGGCCTTCGTGGCCTTCAGCCTCTGTGCTTCCAGCGTGTACGTGCTCAACGACCTGCTGGACCTGGCGTCGGACCGGCGGCACCCCACCAAGTCGAAGCGCCCCTTCGCGTCCGGCGACCTGCCGGTGCGGGCGGGCATCGTGCTGGCGCCCGTGCTGCTGGGGCTCGCCGCGGTGGTGGCCCTGGGGACGCTGCCCCTGTCGTTCGCGGCGCTCCTGGGCGTGTACTGGGTGCTGACGCTGGCGTACTCGCTGCGGCTCAAGCAGGTGGTGATGCTGGACGTGCTGGTGCTGGCGGGCCTGTACACCGTACGCATCTTCGGCGGCGCGCTGGCGGTGGGCGTGCCCACGTCGAGCTGGCTGTTGATGTTCAGCACCTTCCTCTTCCTGTCCCTGGCCCTGCTCAAGCGCCTGAGCGAGGTGCGGCGGCTGCGTCAGTCCAACGAGGTGTCCGCCCACGGGCGCGGCTACCTGGCGCAGGACTACGAGCTGGTCGCGAGCCTGGGGACGGCGGCGGGGCAGGTGTCCGTGCTGGTGCTGGCCCTCTACATCACCAGCAAGGAGGTGACGGCGCTGTATGTCCACCCCGAGCGGCTGTGGCTGCTCTGCCCGGTGATGCTGTACTGGGTGGGCCGCATCTGGGTGCTGGCCCACCGGGGCCTCGTGAACGAGGATCCGCTCGTCTTCGCGCTGCGCGACCGCGTCAGCTACGTCGTGGGCCTCGTCGCGGCGCTGGTGCTGTGGGTGGCGACGTGA
- a CDS encoding redoxin domain-containing protein gives MAIATPSLSLPLPAGTRAPSFQLAVTPEQSLSLESCAGSPVVLVFYPADFSPVCGDELALFNEVLPELQRHGARVFGVSVDSVWCHLAFARERGLRFPLLADFHPKGEMSRRYHAWREGEGVSERALYVLDGDGVIVWGHVAPPDVNPGVDGVLDALEKLSARAASREARS, from the coding sequence ATGGCCATTGCCACGCCGTCCCTGTCCCTCCCGCTGCCTGCCGGCACCCGGGCCCCTTCATTCCAGCTCGCCGTCACGCCCGAGCAATCGCTCTCACTGGAGTCGTGCGCGGGGTCGCCCGTGGTGCTCGTCTTCTACCCGGCGGACTTCAGCCCGGTGTGCGGCGACGAGCTGGCCCTCTTCAACGAGGTGCTCCCCGAACTCCAGCGGCACGGCGCGCGGGTGTTCGGCGTGTCGGTGGACAGCGTGTGGTGTCACCTGGCGTTCGCGCGGGAGCGCGGGCTGCGCTTCCCGCTGCTCGCGGACTTCCATCCCAAGGGAGAGATGTCCCGGCGCTACCACGCGTGGCGCGAAGGGGAGGGCGTCTCCGAACGGGCGCTGTACGTGCTGGACGGCGACGGGGTGATTGTCTGGGGACACGTGGCGCCCCCGGACGTGAACCCCGGCGTGGATGGCGTGCTGGACGCGCTGGAGAAGCTGTCGGCGCGGGCGGCGTCGCGGGAGGCGCGCTCATGA
- a CDS encoding DsbA family protein, which translates to MSRLRRAVGADDHVQGPRDAPVILVEYGDYQCPYCGQAYGEVKRLQQTLGDRLGLVFRNFPLTQAHPLALQAAEAAEAAGAQGRFWEMHDLLFENQDALERPVLLSHAEGLALDVDRFREDLESHRFEERVRRDFMDGVRSGVNGTPTFFANGHRHDGSFRAGDLLEALTGGLGASR; encoded by the coding sequence ATGAGCCGGCTGCGCAGGGCCGTGGGAGCGGACGACCACGTGCAGGGGCCGCGCGACGCGCCCGTCATCCTGGTGGAGTACGGCGACTACCAGTGCCCCTACTGCGGGCAGGCATACGGGGAGGTGAAGCGGTTGCAGCAGACGCTGGGCGACCGCCTGGGGCTGGTGTTCCGCAACTTCCCGCTGACGCAGGCCCACCCCCTGGCGCTCCAGGCCGCGGAGGCCGCCGAGGCCGCGGGCGCGCAGGGACGCTTCTGGGAGATGCACGACCTGCTCTTCGAGAACCAGGACGCGTTGGAGCGGCCGGTGCTGCTGTCCCACGCGGAGGGGCTGGCGCTGGACGTGGACCGCTTCCGCGAGGACCTGGAGTCGCACCGGTTCGAGGAGCGCGTCCGGCGCGACTTCATGGACGGCGTGCGCAGCGGCGTGAACGGGACGCCGACCTTCTTCGCCAACGGGCACCGGCACGACGGCTCCTTCCGCGCCGGGGACCTGCTGGAGGCGTTGACGGGAGGCCTGGGCGCCTCCCGCTGA
- a CDS encoding FAD-binding oxidoreductase, which translates to MSPPDSWGRFPRVEQQARPLVWRSDALPSGERSLLPHGLGRSYGDSCLNAGGTLLLTSGLDRLIDFDPTTGVVRCEAGVSLDTLLRLCAPRGWFLPVTPGTKFVTVGGAIANDVHGKNHHRSGTFGRHVRRFELLRSDGSRRMCSAEENPDWFGATVGGLGLTGLVTWAEVQLVPIRNPFVVQETVPFENLDGFFRVSRESEADHEFTVAWVDCLARGRKLGRGLFYRGNFAPSQFERLPLVKSHLSHGSGLAVPMDLPAFCLNRLSVAAFNLLYYHRQRGRPSRHLVHYDPFFYPLDAVHGWNRIYGSRGFLQFQCVVPHATARDAVKEVLERSARGGLPSFLSVLKTFGDLPSPGWMSFPRPGITLAMDFANRGEKTWRLVEDLDRVTREAGGAVYPAKDARMSPESFAAYFPQRERFASYLDPAFSSSFWRRVNPVSLPLPSLEGRGDGAVPPASLLALR; encoded by the coding sequence ATGAGCCCACCGGATTCCTGGGGGCGCTTTCCCCGCGTCGAACAGCAGGCGCGCCCGCTCGTGTGGCGCTCGGACGCGCTGCCCTCCGGCGAGCGCAGCCTCCTGCCGCACGGCCTGGGCCGCAGCTATGGCGATTCGTGTCTCAACGCCGGGGGCACGCTGCTGCTCACCTCCGGGTTGGACCGCCTCATCGACTTCGACCCCACCACGGGCGTGGTGCGCTGCGAGGCCGGCGTGTCGTTGGACACGCTCCTGCGGCTGTGCGCGCCCCGGGGCTGGTTCCTGCCGGTGACGCCGGGCACGAAGTTCGTGACGGTGGGCGGCGCCATCGCCAACGACGTGCACGGCAAGAACCACCACCGCTCCGGGACGTTCGGCCGGCACGTGCGGCGCTTTGAGCTGCTGCGCTCGGATGGCAGCCGGCGCATGTGTTCTGCCGAGGAGAACCCCGACTGGTTCGGGGCGACGGTGGGCGGCCTGGGGCTCACGGGGCTCGTCACCTGGGCGGAGGTGCAGCTGGTCCCCATCCGCAACCCCTTCGTGGTCCAGGAGACGGTGCCCTTCGAGAACCTGGACGGCTTCTTCCGCGTGTCGCGCGAATCCGAGGCCGACCATGAGTTCACCGTGGCGTGGGTGGACTGTCTGGCGCGCGGCCGCAAGCTGGGGCGCGGCCTGTTCTACCGGGGCAACTTCGCGCCGTCGCAGTTCGAGCGCCTGCCCCTGGTGAAGAGCCACCTGTCGCATGGCAGCGGGCTCGCGGTGCCCATGGACCTGCCGGCCTTCTGCCTCAACCGGCTGTCGGTGGCCGCCTTCAACCTGCTGTACTACCACCGCCAGCGCGGGCGCCCGTCGCGGCACCTGGTGCACTACGATCCGTTCTTCTACCCGCTCGACGCCGTGCATGGGTGGAACCGCATCTACGGCAGCCGGGGCTTCCTCCAGTTCCAGTGCGTGGTGCCCCACGCCACCGCGCGCGATGCGGTGAAGGAGGTCCTGGAGCGCAGCGCCCGGGGAGGGCTGCCCAGCTTCCTGTCCGTGCTGAAGACGTTCGGCGACCTGCCGTCGCCCGGGTGGATGTCCTTCCCGCGTCCCGGCATCACGCTGGCCATGGACTTCGCCAACCGGGGTGAGAAGACGTGGCGCCTGGTGGAGGACCTGGACCGGGTGACGCGCGAGGCGGGGGGCGCGGTGTACCCGGCCAAGGACGCGCGCATGAGCCCGGAGAGCTTCGCGGCGTACTTCCCCCAGCGGGAGCGGTTCGCTTCGTACCTGGACCCGGCCTTCTCCTCCTCCTTCTGGCGCCGGGTGAACCCGGTGTCGCTGCCCCTGCCTTCGCTGGAGGGGCGCGGCGACGGCGCCGTCCCTCCGGCGTCACTGCTCGCCCTTCGCTGA
- a CDS encoding mechanosensitive ion channel family protein has translation MDAIVAQLKSLALTEALPLLFKVIGALLVWFVGRTVIGGFRRVLDMGLQRRQLDATLIRYIGSLFSGVLTVVLMVGILGLMGVETTSFAALIAAAGIAIGAAWSGLLANFAAGVFLLVLRPFRVGEEISAGGVVGIVQEIGLFVTTLDTSDNVRIAVGNNQMFSDNIINYSHHAHRKMTVKVPLVHGVDARVLMQALTDRMPSVPGVQAKPAPQVEVAEFTLQGPVLGVCIFCKPTEFNDVQANVGEAVVEILQLANYGVPFPAPAVAVPPQLAKAG, from the coding sequence ATGGATGCCATTGTCGCGCAGTTGAAGTCATTGGCCCTGACGGAAGCGCTGCCGCTGCTGTTCAAGGTCATTGGAGCGCTGCTCGTCTGGTTCGTCGGCCGCACGGTCATTGGCGGCTTCCGCAGGGTGTTGGACATGGGCCTGCAGCGGCGGCAGCTGGACGCCACGCTCATCCGCTACATCGGCTCGCTCTTCTCCGGCGTGCTCACCGTGGTGCTGATGGTCGGCATCCTGGGGCTGATGGGCGTGGAGACCACGTCCTTCGCCGCGCTGATCGCCGCAGCGGGTATCGCCATCGGCGCGGCCTGGTCCGGGCTGCTCGCCAACTTCGCGGCGGGCGTCTTCCTGCTCGTGCTGCGCCCCTTCCGCGTGGGCGAGGAGATCTCCGCCGGCGGCGTCGTCGGCATCGTGCAGGAGATTGGCCTGTTCGTGACCACGCTCGACACGTCCGACAACGTGCGCATCGCCGTGGGCAACAACCAGATGTTCAGCGACAACATCATCAACTACAGCCACCACGCGCACCGCAAGATGACGGTCAAGGTGCCGCTGGTGCACGGCGTGGATGCGCGGGTGCTCATGCAGGCGCTGACGGACCGCATGCCCAGCGTGCCCGGCGTCCAGGCGAAGCCCGCGCCCCAGGTGGAGGTGGCGGAGTTCACGCTCCAGGGCCCCGTGCTGGGCGTGTGCATCTTCTGCAAGCCCACCGAATTCAACGACGTGCAGGCGAACGTCGGTGAGGCCGTGGTGGAGATCCTCCAGTTGGCCAACTACGGCGTCCCCTTCCCTGCCCCCGCCGTGGCCGTGCCGCCGCAGCTGGCGAAGGCCGGCTGA
- a CDS encoding SDR family oxidoreductase, with translation MKKVIVLGATSAIAQATVRLLAARGASLYLVGRNAENLEAVARDASTRGAPKVEFRALDLNDCEAHASLVERAWQALGGLDGVVLAHGVLGDQDESQRSWAAAELVLRTNFLSAASLLTELANRFEAQKAGTLVVISSVAGDRGRQSNYVYGASKGALSVFLQGLRNRLAKSGVAVVTVKPGFVDTPMTAHVPKNKLFASPEQVARGLLKAADARKNEVYVPGFWALIMLIIRSIPEPVFKRLKL, from the coding sequence ATGAAGAAAGTCATCGTCCTCGGCGCCACGAGCGCCATTGCCCAGGCCACGGTGCGGCTGCTCGCCGCGCGCGGGGCGTCGCTGTACCTGGTGGGCCGCAACGCGGAGAACCTGGAGGCGGTGGCCCGGGACGCGTCCACGCGCGGCGCGCCGAAGGTGGAGTTCCGGGCGCTGGACCTGAACGACTGCGAAGCGCACGCCAGCCTCGTGGAGCGGGCGTGGCAGGCGCTGGGGGGCCTGGACGGGGTGGTGCTGGCGCACGGCGTGCTGGGAGACCAGGACGAGAGCCAGCGCTCGTGGGCGGCGGCGGAGCTGGTGCTGCGCACGAACTTCCTCTCCGCCGCGTCGCTCCTGACGGAGCTGGCCAACCGCTTCGAGGCGCAGAAGGCCGGCACGCTGGTGGTGATCTCGTCCGTGGCCGGAGACCGCGGCCGGCAGAGCAACTACGTGTACGGCGCGTCCAAGGGCGCGCTGAGCGTCTTCCTCCAGGGCCTGCGCAACCGGCTGGCGAAGTCCGGCGTGGCGGTGGTGACGGTGAAGCCTGGCTTCGTGGACACACCGATGACGGCGCACGTGCCGAAGAACAAGCTCTTCGCGTCGCCGGAGCAGGTGGCGCGCGGCCTGCTGAAGGCCGCGGACGCGCGCAAGAACGAGGTCTACGTGCCCGGCTTCTGGGCGCTCATCATGCTCATCATCCGCAGCATCCCGGAGCCGGTGTTCAAGCGGCTGAAGCTGTAG